AAGAGTATGGAGAATATATATGACCCATTACACAGAAACCCCCTGTTCTGTGGGGCTGACCTCACCACCTTATGGGAGCTTCAAAGGGTGAGCCTCACGACAATATTAGATGCATCCcccgaatggcacccttttccatttatagtgcactacttttaaccagggcccctaaggctctggtcaaaagtagtgcactatgtaaggaatagggtgccatttgggatgcgataAAGGTGTTATGGGCTTGCTTGAAATGGTACTGATACTTGTCGTTTCTATTCTTCTTACACACATCTTTCCCCCTCAGCTCTCCGCACATTTCCACCCCTCAGTGTCACTGTTTGCCAAAACAATCTTACAGGTAAGATGaacttgtttttttgtttatttgcatTGAAAAACTTTGTGCTTATTACCAAAACATTTATACAAAGAAGTTGCTAGTATAGCAATGGGCCCGGGTGGTTGTCAGGGCTGCCTGTATAACAATGGGTCCGGGTGGGTGTCAGGGCTGCCTGTATAACAATGGGTCCGGGTGGGTGTCAGGGCTGCCTGTATAACAATGGGTCCGGGTGGGTGTCAGGGCTGCCTGTATAACAATGGGTCCGGGTGGGTGTCAGGGCTGCCTGTATAACAATGGGTCCGGGTGGGTGTCAGGGCTGCCTGTATAGCAATGGGCCCGGGTGGGTGTCAGGGCTGCCTGTATAACAATGGGTCCGGGTGGGTGTCAGGGCTGCCTGTATAACATTGGGCCCGGGTGGGTGTCAGGGCTGCCTGTATAACAATGGGCCCGGGTGGGTGTCAGGGCTGCCTGTATAACATTGGGCTCGGGTGGGTGTCAGGGCTGCCTGTATAACATTGGGCCCGGGTGGGTGTCAGGGCTGCCTGTATAACAATGGGTCCGGGTGGGTGTCAGGGTTGCCTGTATAACAATGGGCCCGGGTGGGTGTCAGGGCTGCTAGTATAACAATGGGCTCGGGTGGGTGTCAGGGCTGCCTGTATAACATTGGGCCCGGGTGGGTGTCAGGGCTGCCTGTATAACAATGGGCCCGGGTGGGTGTCAGGGCTGCCTGTATAACATTGGGCCCGGGTGGGTGTCAGGGCTGCCTGTATAACATTGGGTCCGGGTGGGTGTCAGGGCTGCCTGTATAACAATGGGCCCGGGTGGGTGTCAGGGCTGCCTGTATAACAATGGGCCCGGGTGGGTGTCAGGGCTGCCTGTATAACATTGGGCCCGGGTGGGTGTCAGGGCTAGCCCTCATACTACCGCTTGAGTCTCTCCGTGTTCATTCATCCTTTTCTCCCTGCATCATGTCCTCAGGGAGAGTTCAACTACACAGGAAACCCTCTCCAGGACTTCACTCTCAGCAAGTTCTTGGATCGCTTCGTCTTCAGGAATCCCAAACAACTGAAGGGCAAAAGTAATACATCCAACATGATCATATACCTTTCTATCAGTACATAATGTGtgttccaaaaggcaccttattccctatatagcgcactacttttgaccatggcccataggggGTTCCTGGTCAAAAGCCAAGTACTATATAGGGAGCCTTTTGGAACTCAGCCAAACACTTTCTCAAATGTCAAGTTCTTAAGGCTGCGACAACCGTCTACAGACATGTTGATAGACCGACATCATGAACAATATGTTGTCGTCTGACATCAAACTTATTGTTATAAGAAGTATAAACAGAAAACGACAGCctctgcatgacatcagcagcccgGCACTCCAAATTGCATACTTGCTCTATTTgaacaccaataaacccatccagtttaaaaatgaatttagtaAATGTCAAGCAAACAATATTTTGGTTTGTTGCTaacttgttagctagctggctagccagttaaAATAATGACCAGAGTATAGCTGAAGGTCTTAACTTTAGATACTTTTTATTGATTATTACAGAAAAATAAACCCACCACATTATTTTACAAGCTTACAGAAAACAGCTTACGGCTGGCTGTGAGTGAGGAAATAAAAGCAGATCATTCTATCAGAGAATTCTAGAACTCCTGCATCGTCTTGTCACAGATGGATTTGGTCTTGTTGCTGTTGCAGCCCAGTAACCAAGACAACGAATGTTGCCACAGCCGCAGAGATTCACTTTTTTATCATGTATGTGCAGCAAGGAAACAGAGAAATGAAATGTTGTTTGACCAACGACACTTGTTGCATTCTAATTGTCTACAGACATGTTGTTAGACCAAGTATAAACCGCCCTTTAGTCGACTGGTCTCAGTTCCCTAATCCCTAATTATCCATACTGCCGGTCTTTCATCTTTGTTGAAACTGTTTCTCAATCCTTCAGAAATGCAGCCCAAACAGAAGCTGGCCATGAACAACATCCACAATTTACCTGGTGAGTGTGTCTTTTGAGTCATTCTGAAGAATGATAGAGGGGTCCCTTTTATTGAGAAGACATAAGGAAAGTATTTTTTCTTCCCCATCTCTCAGCGAATTGTGAGGAGTTCCAGTCCAATGAAGAGAGTCAGATTCCTGTGGATGAGGTCTTCTTCTATCGGTGAGTAACAATGGTTATATAGACGGTCCTCCTCCCGAGTAACAATGGTTATATAGACGGTCCTCCTCCCGAGTAACAATGGTTTTATAGACGGTCCTCCTCCCGAGTAACAATGGTTTTATAGACGGTCCTCCTCCCGAGTAACAATGGTTTTATAGACGGTCCTCCTCCCGAGTAACATCCTCCTCCCGAGTAACAATGGTTTTATAGACGGTCCTCCTCCCGAGTAACACATTGtcagatgttttattttttacgaATAAGGCAGCAAAGAAAATGATGCCCCTTGAATATGAAGTTTGAGTGATTCGAGTTCTGGACTGTAATCAAATACCCTATTTTTCCCTGTGTGTTTCCCACGCTAGGTTCTTCAAGAAACGAGAGGCGGAAAAGGCACTGCGTCGGCCACGAGGTGATGGCGATAACGAGAGTGGGGAGGATGTGGATGATGAGTTTGAGAAGCTGCTCGGTAAGCTCAAGGACTCTGCCCACAGTCACCAATAGAACATGTATTTTTATTGGCTGAAATGCAGGAAATGGGCCACTGTCAGACTAGAGGCTCAGACTCTGCTCCTGGTTGCTTTTCACCCTCAGCTCAAGGACTCTGAAATGTTATTGGTCAATGTATATCATACTTCAGACTCATCTTTGGTTTTCTTCTCACCCTATCCAGATACATATGAGGGAGACAGTTATTTCAGACTTGCCAGTTGATGAAACAGACCTGGACTTTGCAAGGTAAGCACAAGTTTAATATAGCTTTGCATTGATAACTCCAAGTGATTCATTTGTACACCTATGTGgtaccgtgtggctcagttggttgagcatggcgcttgaaacgccagggttgtgggattgattcccactggggaccagtactttttgtttgtttaggcactcaagttgctctggataagtgtgtctgctaaatgactaaaatgtatcaaACATTGCATTGAAATGGTTTCCAATGATATATctaccagtttgtgtgtgtgtgtggtgcagcaATATCAAGATGAAATCTAAGAAGGGGAAGAAGGGTGGAGAGGATGACTCTGATTCAGACCTGGATGGTGATCTGGATGAGGAGGAGTCCCTAGGCAGTTTGGATGAGGAGGACTTTGGAGATGAACTGGAGGGGCCTTCCTTAATGGACAGCATTGGGGAGGATGATGAGGAAGGTATGTCAcaatttctctccttcctcccgaagtgttcacttcccttcactaTTTTGAAATGACTGGTTTAATAATATGGCAGAAACTCCCACTAGCCTATACCTCCACTACAGGTTCACACTTGACTCTAATTTGTCTTTCAGTTCCAGCACTTGATGATAACGCTGGTAAGCAGATTGACTTAAATTAACTTCAAAATTCATTTGAAAAGGGCATCCTTAATTGTGAATTATTAATGTATAAAAAGGTTGATTCTTATCAAATATATTGGCTTCCCTTCAAGATTCAGATGAGATGGAGGTTCCACACACAAGGCCAGGTTCTAAAAAGAAGGCATCAGAGGATCTTGACTTCAGTGGTTCTTTAGGTTAATAGCTGGGCCTCTGTTTGTACTGTTCAACTGCTCCGAATCTCATTCAGGAGTGTAGAATCTTATCTGACATGTTCATTCTTTCATTGTAGGTTCCAAACCAGGGAAGAAAATAAAGAAATGAGGACACAGCCATGTTTGCCTCTGCTGAACAGGTGAGATGGTCACGCCTGTCATATCTCACAATGTTAAGTTGGTGTGCTGATGTCTATCCTGTCTATCCGTTTGTTGAAGGGTTAGTTTATTGTATGAAactaaatgttatttttttccaGTTTGGGACTGTTGGATGAAAATGTTGGTTCTAAGTTTGACAACATCGGCATGAATGCTATAGCCAACAAAGACAAAGCAGGTAAACCTTGGCTTCAATACAGTCAATCAACCTATTGAATATATCCTTGTCCTATTGTGTACCACAGTTAGTGCCACCTAacagaaaaaaaaacagacaggGGCCAGTTCATATAAATGACTTTACTCAGTTGGCTAGATACTAGCTAAAACcacagtatacagtgccttgcgaaagtattcggcccccttaagttaatactttgtagcgccaccttttgctgcgattacagctgtaagtcgcatgtctctatcagttttgcacatcgagagactgacatttttgtccattcctccttgcaaaacagctcgagctcagtgaggttggatggagagcgtttgtgaacagcagttttcagttctttccacagattcgattggattcaggtctggactttgacttggccattctaacacctggatatgtttattcgtgaaccattccattgtagattttgctttatgttttggatcattgtcttgttggaagacaaatctccgtcccagtctcaggtcttttgcaggctccatcaggttttcttccagaatggtcctgtatttggctccatccatcttcccatcaattttaaccatcttccctgcccctgctgaagaaaagcaggcccaaaccatgatgctgccaccaccatgtttgacagtggggatggtgtgttcagggtgatgagctgtgttgcttttacgccaaacataacgttttgcattgttgccaaaaagttcgattttggtttcatctgaccagagcaccttcttccacatgtttggtgtgtctcccaggtggctagtggcgaactttaaacgacactttttatggatatctttaagaaatggctttcttcttgccactcttccataaaggccagatttgtgcagtatacgactgattgttgtcctatggacagagtctcccacctcagctgtagatctctgcagttcatccagagtgatcatgggcctcttggctgcatctctgatcagtcttctccttgtatgagctgaaagtttagagggatggccgggtcttcgtagatttgcagtggtctgatactccttccatttcaatattatcgcttgcacagtgctccttgggatgtttacagcttgggaaatctttttgtatccaaatccggctttaaacttctccacaacagtatctcggacctgcctggtgtgttccttgttcttcatgatgctctctgcgctttaaacggacctctgagactatcacagagcaggtgcatttatacggagacttgattacacaagAAACTTAAAGGGGGAATCTAATAGCAACAACTCGGATGGGCTGCTAATACAGTATGACTAGGATGggctgctaatatgactaggatgggttgttaatatgactaggatgggttgttaatatgactaggattgtgtctttggcttctggacaacgaaagaaagttgataaaaccaatagaacagaaaTAGTTGTGGATTTCAAACAATTACTGCCTCAAGCTCACATGTAAAGTAATAAGTGACATGATAGCTTATGCGCTTTAATAAGAAATAAGGTATTTTTAATCGTGGCTATCAAAACCATTAACACACAATTGCATTTAGAATTATTCGTTGCACAATGACTGGGTGatgtctgacaggtgataggcCATTCCACTCCTCAAACTAGGGGGTGTGCGCGTGATAAATAAGATGCATGACGACTAATGAAAATACACACGTGCCAATTTAATTCCACCAAATAATGCAGGTTAACCTATAGATTGATGAACATGACCGGTCATATGTATTTTCAGTGGCTAACCGATTAACCTCAACCCCCTATAGCACACCCAgtcatactctagtagtcctttTAAAGTTGTACAGAATAGACTATTCTCTCAATCATGATGGCTCTAAAGCAGTGGTTCTCCATCCTGGTCCTAggaacccaaaggggtgcacattttagtttttgccttagcgctacacacctgattcaaattgTAAACTCATCAGGCTTTGATTCCGGTGTGTAGTGCTAAAGCAAATGTGCACCCCTTTTGGTGCCTAGGACCAGGATGGAGAACCACTGATCTGAAGGTAACCCTAAGACAAAAACCACCGGGCACATTTCATATGGAACAGGTTGTTGAATACAGATGATGACCTAACTTTAGTAGAGGATGCAGTCTGGTTTTTGCTCATTGCACTTATGTCTTCTTTTCCTCCAGGTGTCAGGCAGCTCAAGTGGGAAGCCCAGAGAGACCACTGGGTCCGAGGCAGAGACGTCAAGACCCTACGGAAGAAGAAGGCCATGTTTAACAAAAAACAGTTTGGCAAGCCCCAGTTTGGCAAACCAAGGGCTGGCAAAAATACTTTCAAGAAGAAGTAATACTTTCTGGACCTTAGATTACTTATGTTTGTGTTCACACACCTCTATGCCTTCTTGGACCAATCTTCAAGGTCTTTCTCTCGAATCCCATAAACCCCAGCATATTCGTTGGACTTGTAATAAACTGGAAAGAGAGTGATAGTGTCTCTCAGCATTCAACACATTTAATCACATGATGGTTCAGTGGGCAGCATGCCcactgtagcaaaatgttttgcaactgtttccactaatgaatacaccggTGTATTGCCTCAATCTAACCCTGTTGCCAGTTCCAGGTTGTACTGCCAATCATTGGAGAAACGACTAAATGCCTGTGAAATTATGTATTCTCTGTATAGCTATTTTAACTCTGTCTAAGTTTATACAAGAAATACAAAATGAAAACAGTATACTAGGAGATGTCTGGTTTGCAGTAATTGTAACGGGGAAAAAGTGTAATAATTGGGGCTGATTTCATTGCTATGCAGTTTGGAATTGAGGATCAATTCCTCCAGGTTGTGTATGTTGTGAACTGTCTACAGCCCTTACCTTCCAGGACAGAGGGAAGCATGTTGTTCATACTGTTCCTGAAatctaaaaaaaacaaaaacattttgttaAAGGTGTACATAGCCCAAGGTAGAGTCCATGACGTCCTTTCtatataaaatgtaaataataccTTGACTTGTGTTCATCTTGTAAAAAAGACCATAAGCACCTAGCACACCTGCCACTTCAAGTAGTACTACTCCTTTGAACAGTCTCTTTGCTAACGGTGCTAATGTTTTGGGGGCCATCTAGGAAAGACGGAGTCTTGGGTAAGGTTCACTTTCAATGGAGTCCGCAATGCATTCATTCTAAATTCGCAGACAGCTATTCATTTCAGCAGAGAATGCGAGTACGTACTGACAACTCAGACCTTTCAGTACAAATATCATAAAACATTAAATGCACATTGTATTACAAATGAACTAGGTTATATTGGTATATGATACCAACCTACCTTACATGCCCTTGTATAATTTTACTTCCTGAGTGCAGTACGGAAACCCAGGTGAGACATTCAGGGCGGTATGAATAGCATTTCTCCTAGCACTGAGCCCTGCTACTGCGAGAACTCACCACAAGGGGTCACTGTACTCAAGATAACAGGCAGGGATAACACATCTATTTAATTTAATTCTTAAAATGAACATGAATGATTGGGGGGTTCAATTCAATATACACAGAAAATAATGATGTAATATTTAGTCTATTCCCATATCACCATCTTATTAAGTAAAAGGCTAATTtaagtgtgggtgggtgggtggtgggggtgAAACGGGAGCATGAGTGAAAAAGTTTAGGAAGCACTGTCCTAGTAGGAACAAAAAAAGACATCTCCATGTACATTtctcaggaggagagaggatattaCTTTCACAAGAAAGGTGAGAGACGACCTACAGGCAGCTGCACTCACAGATAGATTAATCAATATGCTTCTAAACATGAATGCCTTATGTGTTTATTATATGTCTGTTTAGTATTATGCACTATTAAATTAAATGTTAGTTCCACTTTAAACAAAGTACAACTTTTAAAGAAAGGCTTTATATAGCATACATGAAGGCTTTATTAGCActacataaatgcttcacaaatcaTCTGTAAGCTTATGTCAGACTCTATAAATGGTGAATAAAGAGTGACATTACATTTCCACTGTAGGGTGAATTGCCAAATGTGACATAATGCACTATgtacatgtaactgccaaaataaaggaaacacttcagTAAATTAGGTATATAAAGTGTATTGAAAGCAGgtacttccacacaggtgtggtttctaattaagcaattaacatcccatcatgcttagagtcatgtataaaaatgcccagttacccattattttggctaccatgcaTGGCTAGAAGAAAAGATTTCAGTAAGTTATTGAAAGagtggtctcaaaggagcataaggggtttaaagggtgtgtgtgtctcagtcactaGATCTCagcccaattgaacacttactgGCAATTCTGGAGTGGCGcgtgagacagtgttttccaccaccatcaacaaaacaccaaattaaatAATTTCTCATCGAAGAGTGGTTTCGTATCCCTCCGATAGAGTTCCAGACGCTTGTAGAatttatgccaaggtgcattgaagctgttctgtcttgtggtggcccaacgccctattaagacactttatgttggtgtttcctgtaTTTTGGCAGTTATCTGTACATAGTGCATTATGTCACATTTGGCAATGACATACGTTTATAGGTTATTTGTGAAGCATTTCTGTAGTGTTTATGAAGCATTTATGTATGCTATATATCGCCTTTATATGTTATACTTTGTTTAAAGTGGGACCAAAATGTTTAGAAGGCAATCTATAATCATACGGTCAAAGAATGCTTTGGTCTTGCTCATGTAGACAATATCAACATATAGACCGGTTGACCGCCATTGAATAAGGCAGTTGTTAGTTATAAGTATCTTTGACTTGACTTAGTCTGCAGGTGAATCCTCCTCAGGACAAAAATGCATCCTGTTTTATAGACCAGTGGTCATGGGAATTGTATTTACAATATACACCCAAAATGTGATTAAATAGTTTGCTAAATGTACGTTATTTAGTGTAATTTTTTGTTGCAGTGatcataactttttttttttacataatgtttccgccatTGTTTCCTTtggccgaaaagagcttctggacatcagaacagctgtCACTAACTTAAATTTGGACGAGTacttctacttcaatgagtcAGAGGAGAACAACATATTAATTATCGCGGACCAGTCCCAAATCCCGACAATCGAAAAAGGAGGAGACGGCGCTATAGAGGCCGGAGCGCGGGATACCTGACGAAACTACGTCGGAGTGGATAAAATCACCTCTACACTCTGttcaatcactggagaataaactggatgagctccgttcgagactatcctatcaaagTGATCTGAATAACTGATATGTCCTATGAGTCGTGGCTGGACAATGACATTGTCACGGCTGTttaaatgatcggaccaaaatgcagcgtctaTTTCGGTACACATATTTATTAGActgtgaaacttaatgcaataccaaaataaattgaaggacaaaacaacaaaccgtgatgcaggaggaacaaacactactcacaaaatataatcacccacaaaaacaggtgggacaaacatcaacttaaatatgacctccaattagagacaacgacaaccggctgcctctaattggaggtcatgccaaacaaaaaccaacatagaaataccaaaactagaaactgaacatagaaatacaaaaacagacaaacaccccctgtcacgccctgacctactctaccatagaaaataacaacttactatggtcaggacgtgacagacataGTAAATATAAATCTAGATGTTTTTTCTatacatcggcaggacagaacggcTGCGTCAGGGAAGctcagaggagggtgtgtgtgcctCTTTGTTAACAAAAACTTGTGAGTAGATCTCTAATATTAAGAAAGTCTCAAGGTTCTGctcacctgagttagaatacagaaccacactatttaccaagagtgttttcatctatatttttagtatctgtctatttaccaccacaaatcgatgctagcactaagaccacactcaacgagctgtatatggccataaacaaacaagaaaatgctcacccagaggcggtgctcctagtggccagttATTTTAATGCAGCAAAACTGAAATCAGTTTTACTTaacttctaccagcatgtcacctgtgcaactagaggcgaaaaaatgtaacctttatttaactaggcaagtcagttatgaacaaattcttatttgcaatgacagcctaggaacagtgggttaactgccttgtccaggggcagaacgacagatttttaccttgtcagctcggggattcaatctagcaatctttcagttactggcccaaagctctaaccactaggctacctgccgccccaagatcacctttactccacacagagacgcatacaaatcgctccctcgccctccctcaccctccctcaccctccatttggcaaatctgaccataactatatcctcctgattcctgcttaaaagcaaaaactcaaacagaaagtttcaatatggaagtggtccaatgaagcagatgctaagctacaggactgtttcgctaacacagactggaacatgttccaggattcatccgatggcattgaggagtaccacatcagtcactggcttcattattaagtgcatcaatgatgttgtgcccacagtgaccatacgtacgtacgtacatatctcaaccagaagccatggattacaggcaacatccacactgaactaaaggctagagcagacactttcaaggaacgggacactaatccggacgcttatatgAAATCGCGCAACactgaaccatcaaacaggcaaagcatcaatacaggaccaagatcgaatcctactacccCGTCTCTGACGCTCATTCGATGTGGCAGGGCATGCAAACTATCACTGATTACAAAgagaaacccagccgtgagctgtccagtgacgtgagcctaccagacgagctaaataccttCTAAGTGCGCTTCAAGTCTAGCAACACTGAACCTATGCATGAGagtaccagctgttccggatgactgtgtgatcactttctccgtagccgatgtgagaacATTCAcaaggattaccaggacgtgtactcagagcatgtgctgaccagctggcaagtgtcttcactgatattttcaaccttaCCCTGACCCTGTCTGTAATATCttcatcagggatcatcaactagattcagccgcgggccgatTTCCGGAACAGGGAGGTCCGGAACATGATTACAAATcttttgtagactgcaaattgaccgcaagaagcccaaacagatataatgtttgactaaaacataatcatttcaaaccttgcttagatTTGTACATGATCAAGTGTCTATCTATTATGCATAGGAATACTTGGGAACCctgacctacatgtttcaagcagatcaccatagtccctgtgcccaagaacaccaagataACCTGtcaaaatgactaccgccccgcagcactcacatctgtagctttgaaaggcttgtcatggcttacatcaacaccctcatcccagacaccctggacgcAATCCaactcgcataccgccccaacagctcCACAAATtatgcaatctctactgcactccacactgccctttcccacttggacaaaaggaaaacctatgtgagaatgctgtttattgactacagctcagcgttcaacaccattgtgccctccaagctcatcactaaactaaggaccctgggactaaacaccttactctgcaattggatcctggacttcctgacaggccgcccccaggtggtgagggtaggcaacaacacatctgtcatgctgaccctcaacacgggggcccctcaggcgtgcttagtcccctcctgtactccctgttcacccacaactgcgtggccacgcacgactccaacaccatcattacgtttgcaaacaggacctctataccaggcgatgtcagaggaaggccctaaaacgtgtcaaagactccagccacccaagtcatagactgttctctctgctaccacctGCAAGTGGTAACGATGCACGAAGTCTGGAACCaaaaggaccctgaacagcttctaccccaaagctataagactgctaaatagttagaaTATCTGAATTGATCCTTTTTGCAGTAActcttgactcatcacatacgctgctgctactgtttattatctatcccgttgcctagtcactttctccctacatatatgtacatatctacttaAATTACCTCGTAACCCTGCATATCGACTCGATACTGGTACCctttgtatatagccaagttatccttATTCATTGTgtttttattccttgtgttattatttttctactatTGCCAAAATGTCTCTCTGCATTGTTTGGAATGGCCTGTgagtatttcactgttagtccacacctgttatttacaaagcatgtgacaaaccaAATTTGATTTGAGAATGATCCTGGCTGTGGTGATCAGGAATTGTGAGGATGAAGAATGAAATTAGCTTAGAAAGAGATTGTTGGTGCATATGAAATGAAACTCTGTTCCATATAGTTAGTGCACTACCATTGTTTAGAGCCATATGGGCCTTAGTTAGTGCACTAATTAGTGCACTATTtagagaacagggtgccatttggg
The window above is part of the Salmo salar chromosome ssa15, Ssal_v3.1, whole genome shotgun sequence genome. Proteins encoded here:
- the LOC123727270 gene encoding protein CEBPZOS, with the translated sequence MAPKTLAPLAKRLFKGVVLLEVAGVLGAYGLFYKMNTSQDFRNSMNNMLPSVLEVYYKSNEYAGVYGIREKDLEDWSKKA